GCACGGGCTGCATGGCGCGGTCCAGCTCCTCGCAGCGAGCCACCAGCGCGTACATGGCGCGGATGCTGAGGTCGGCCGCCTCGCCCAGGCTCTCCACCCCGTCGCGGTAGGTCTGGATGCAGCCCACGCTGAGGGCCGTCAGGGCCTGCAGCCCGCAGTGCACGTTGCGCAGCAGCTCGTCCACCTGCGCCGCCACCTGCCCGGCCAGGGCCACCACGTCCTGCAGCGCCCCGGGGTCGATGGCGGGGATggagccgccgcccccgcccccgccgccgccgccgccccccgccgccgccgccgccggcggctcgCCCCGCGGGGCGCCGCTCAGCCGGATCCGCCGCTCCAGGTTGTTGGCTACGAACTGGGTGAGGCGCCCCTCGCGCAGCACCGTCCCCTCCAGCTCCAGGGCGCTCGCCAGCGTCGCCCGCCGCCCCTCCGGCAgctgccgccccgccgctgccgccgccgccgccgccccgccaccgccgccggcgGCCAGGCTCAGCGCCTCCAGGCTCCGCTCGTcccgcctccgccccgccgcctcaCGGCCgggtccctcctcctcctcctcctcttcctccgccgccgccgccactgccgggggcccggcggccgccgcgggccGCAGCGCCGGGACCTCCATGGCGGGCGacgcgtgcgtgcgtgcgtgcgtgcccGCCGGCGCTCCGCCGCCCAGCAGGGGGCGCGCCGCCGCCTGTTTACGTCTCCTTCGATTGGCTGCGGAGCGGGCGGGGGCGTGGCCGCCGCTGTTTGTGCGCCGCCCGATTGGCCGGCGGCTCTCGCAAGGAGAACCGCCCGTCCCGTCCGTTCGCTTCGCACTGCGGGCCCGTGACTCGGAGACGGGGGCGGGCCCGCTGCTCGCGTCCGCCCGCATTGGGCGGCCCGCGGGAGCGGGCGCGGCCTCAAGTGTTTGTGTCGCTTCCGATTGGCCGGGGCGGGGCCAGAGAGGCCACCGTTTCGCCGAGATTGGCGGCGCCAGGTGAAGGGGCGTGCCGGCCGCGCCATCCTCGCACGGCGATTGGCGCGGGGGCGGAAGGGGGCGTGCCCCGCTCGGGTAACAACACCGGGGTGCCGCTGGCTGCTCCTTTCACTCCCCCGCCATGTTCTCCTAGCAGCGGATCCGATTGCGCCACCATCTCAGCCCACAAAGCCCGGGCAGACACTCGCCAGCGACCCGACCCGCTCACCCCCGCCTGGGCTCGACCCCTCTCCCCGCTACAGCTCTGGGTACCCACGTCCCACCATGGTCACCACCACGGCGCCGCCGCCCTTCCTGGCTCGGATCTCGGCAGGCACCgaagacccccggcggctgcccTCCGCTCTTCTCCAGCGCCTCCGGCGAGGGGACAGCAACTGTGAGaaccagcccagctgctgcacgGCGGGCCCGGGGGGCAGCGCGCGGCCCGCGGTGAAGAGAGTCCGGCGGAAGAAGGGAAAGATCCGGCCCAGCGCCGCCGGGCTCCTGCCCAGCCGCTACCAGCAGTACCAACAGCATCGCGCCGGCCTGGGGAGAAGGACCCCGCTGGGAACGCACGGCCCGGGCGAACTTCGCGCTCACCCCGCGCCGACGGCCTCAGCCGCCCCCGGCATGGTAACGACCCCCCCGGAGGAGCCCCCCGCGCCCGTCCCCTCGAGACCCGCGCCCGGCAAACCCCTCAGGAAGGAGGTAAAGAGGGGGCTCCGCCACTTCTGCTcactttttgcccccccccccccccccccccccaaatccccttctcCCGCGCTCCGGGAGCCGCCAAGCCGatgccccccccttccctccgcgGGAGGGGGGCAGCGAGCGGCTCGCCCCCTCCCTTCGCCTCCTGCGTGCCTGTGGAcgggcgggggggtgtggggggggagagtTTCCGTTACGCCGGCTCggacggggcggggcggaggggggggtgggCGTAGAAAGAGAGAAACCGCGGGCGGCGATTGGCTGCTCGGCGCCACCAATGGGCGCCCGCCGCTGCGCCCAGCAACAGCCGGATTTAGCCTGCTGGCCGCCGGCCAGCCGTCCCTGCGCGCGCAGGCGGGACGTGCCGGGGGCGCAGCGccccatggcggcggcggcggcggctgtggAGGCGGTGAGCCCCCCGCCGGCCGAGAGGGCTGTGCTGCCCGCCCTGCGGCTGGCGGGCGCCGGCAGCGAGCGCGTACCTGGTCACGGAGGAGTTGAGGAAGACGTGGGATAGCTAGGAGGGGGTCGGATCGGATCGGGTCGGGGCGTTAGGCTGCGTGAGGCGGCCCCCAGCGGCTCGGTGCGGTGCTTCGGGAGCCCGGCGGAGGGGCGGCGAGGGAACGGGTGTTGAGGCCGGCGAGCGGACGCCCCGGCGGCGGTTCCGTGCCTGTGCGCTGCCGGAGGCAACTTGAGGAGAGGGGTCGTGTGTTGACGTGGATTCTTTGTCTCTGCAGTTCTTAAAGAACAAGATGGGAAAAACTGAGAAGGCTGCCATCCCCTACGGCCAGCCTGTTCACGGTTTACACCTGTGTGAACAACCAAAGATCAACAGACAGAAGAGTAAATGTAACATGCCGCTGACAAAGATCACCTCGGCAAAAAAGGTAGAGAACTTTTGGCAAGATTCCGTATCGCCAGAGGTAActcagaagcaggagaaaaagccACTTAAAAACACAGAGAACTTCAGAAATGCCAAGTCCAAGAAACCTGTCACCCTAACTCAAGCGAGCCAAAAAGAAAATTACGCTGGGGCAAAATTTAGCGACCCACCATCTCCTAGCGTCCTTCCGAAGCCTCCCAGCCACTGGGTAGGCGGCACAGCTGAACCGTCTGACCAAAACAGGGAGTTGATGGCAGTCCATTTGAAAACTCTCCTAAAAGTTCAAGCGTAGTTTCCAAGATCTCCCGAGTAATTGGCAAAGAAAACTCCATCCAGGAAACTTAAACATGCCTTGTTGCAACAAAAATAGCAAAAGACTGTCAAGTCttataatctcattaaaaaatcCTTGTATTATATTTTTTATGGTTGTGTAAATAGTGTACATCATGTATTATGTGTATATTCTTGTTCATACTTTGAGAGGTACATTTTAGTTTTGTTATGAAAGGATGTATTTTGCACTGCCTGAATGGTAGATGTCTTGTATATAAAATACGGACAATTTTAAGTGTGTGCTTGACACATGAAGACTTGACTTCATTTGCACAAGGTAATGAAAATTTTGGAAGGAGAGTACAGCTTTCTGATTTTAAGGTTCCAGATCAAATGTGAATGTTTTATTCATGCACTACTGACAATAGTTTTACATTCTGTGTCCCAATCGATTATAAACATGGAATTTTCATACAAATGTGAAGTTTTGCTCTCTGCTCTGGAAACAGTATCTGGAATTCCTGttcatctgtttgttttttaaaattaactggaaTTTGAGTAAAATTCCAACCCATCAATTTGAGCACTGctaatttctttaaagaaaaaataaaaatttaaaaaaaaaataaaaaaaataaaaaaaaaaaagaaaagagcagagctTTCTGCCAAAAATCCAATTGgtcactgaaaaattaaataaaacaatttggCCTCCCCTTAATaatgtctctgttttttcttttgtgtgtgtgtgtgtgtgtcaagtATGTGAACTTTTTTCGTACATCAGTAGGAATATTTTGTCCTTCTCAGCCTTTAACTATCCAAATACTTAAGAGATTCCATCGCTCATTAAGAAATCCTTGTCTTTCCTTTATCCTTCCATTTCTGGAAAATTCAGATTTCAAGGAAGTTGGGCAATTACACACTCATTCATGCTGCAATGCTCATTAACTATTTTCATAGTAAGTGGTTATTAAACTAGCTGATACTGAaaagtagcagcagcagaaaggtATCGGTGGGGAAGTTAAACTTCATATTTTTTACCAGATTGGTCTCTTGCTGAGAGCTATGCTGGAAATGGTATTCTTCTGATCCAGAATTCTTAAGGTATTATAGATTAGCCTCAGAGGTATGTTGAGGAGATAACAGATTCGCAGTTACTTTGCTAATCTAGTATTAAGATTAATAAAGTGGGGAATAGTGTGAAATTTACATAAGATAGAGAAGCATTTATAAGTTTTTGgatccactggaaaaaaacccaaaccaattaTCTGGGCACTAGTGTCCTAGGAAGGATACATAGGAATTTGTACCATGTGCACTACCGCTTCTGATAGCGTCACTTTGTTCCTGTGTGGCAATTGGCAGTACCCATTAACATAGCCCTGAACTGAGATTGGTCAAAAACTTAAGGGagaatttctttgctttgtttataGGAGTTAGTTATATAGTTGCAAAATTTTTCATTATAATGCTACTAGGATATTTAACTATGTATGTTCTAACGAAGAGTTAACACAAAATTTTTGGTCCACCCCAAAGACTTGCAGGTTCGCTGCCTTGCAAGATAGACTTGGATTGCTTGATTAATGATGGGACATGCTCAAGGTAACGTATGGCTTCAGCAGCCCGGTTTGCTGCCTAATCTAAATATTCAGTGTGTCCTAGCTGGCCttctaaaaatgaacaaaaatcctcggttttttaattttttaataaatggtaTTGGGGCAAAGAAAAATTCTAGTGGAATCTCACTAAGGATGACTCAATTAGACTGTAAGTCCCCATTTGCTATATTTGGTATATGCTATATTGACCTgatgttgtgctttttctttttttccccttccttttttcttttgcctgaatGTCATCAAGTGCAAAGGAAAATGCCTTTAGCTGTTCCCCATAGCTTTAGGCAACGGTTAATTTTGTCAGCTGAACTTGTGATTGTCTTGAATCTTGATTAACTAGCTTGACAAGAGCTAGTTTCCATCAGCCATGCAGGTTGGCATTATTTAAAAGGAGgtatcctttttttccctgattgttATCTGTTACCATcaccttctttccttccctgctccctggAGCTGACATCACATTACGTAGTTTGAATGCTAAATCTGATCCTACATAAAATTTGCCAAGGTAACATACCTCTTTGTTTCTACCCTGATTTGCTGACACATCCCTGGGGATTACAAAATCCATTAAGTGTTAAGTGCCAATAGTCCTTGGCTCCTCAGCCAGTTCTTTTAAAGCTGTTGAGACTTGTGAAGTCttgaaaatttaaaacttttgATACCTCCTTGGACCATAAAGGTTTTCAGGGCAAGATAGTGTTTCA
The window above is part of the Accipiter gentilis chromosome 15, bAccGen1.1, whole genome shotgun sequence genome. Proteins encoded here:
- the BORCS6 gene encoding LOW QUALITY PROTEIN: BLOC-1-related complex subunit 6 (The sequence of the model RefSeq protein was modified relative to this genomic sequence to represent the inferred CDS: deleted 1 base in 1 codon) translates to MVAQSDPLLGEHGGGVKGAASAPRCCYPSGARPLPPPRQSPCEDGAAGTPLHLAPPISAKRWPLWPRPGQSEATQTLEAAPAPAGRPMRADASSGPAPVSESRARSAKRTDGTGGSPCESRRPIGRRTNSGGHAPARSAANRRRRKQAAARPLLGGGAPAGTHARTHASPAMEVPALRPAAAAGPPAVAAAAEEEEEEEEGPGREAAGRRRDERSLEALSLAAGGGGGAAAAAAAAGRQLPEGRRATLASALELEGTVLREGRLTQFVANNLERRIRLSGAPRGEPPAAAAAGGGGGGGGGGGGSIPAIDPGALQDVVALAGQVAAQVDELLRNVHCGLQALTALSVGCIQTYRDGVESLGEAADLSIRAMYALVARCEELDRAMQPVPALAKRIRDMKGTLERLEGLCK
- the PNRC1 gene encoding proline-rich nuclear receptor coactivator 1, encoding MVTTTAPPPFLARISAGTEDPRRLPSALLQRLRRGDSNCENQPSCCTAGPGGSARPAVKRVRRKKGKIRPSAAGLLPSRYQQYQQHRAGLGRRTPLGTHGPGELRAHPAPTASAAPGMVTTPPEEPPAPVPSRPAPGKPLRKEFLKNKMGKTEKAAIPYGQPVHGLHLCEQPKINRQKSKCNMPLTKITSAKKVENFWQDSVSPEVTQKQEKKPLKNTENFRNAKSKKPVTLTQASQKENYAGAKFSDPPSPSVLPKPPSHWVGGTAEPSDQNRELMAVHLKTLLKVQA